From a single Georhizobium profundi genomic region:
- the kdsA gene encoding 3-deoxy-8-phosphooctulonate synthase produces the protein MASPANIVNAGKVAFDNAGPLSLIAGPCQMESRDHAFELAGQLKTLCTELGIGLVYKSSFDKANRTSLSGKRGIGLEKSLEVFADIKREFDLPVLTDVHTEEQCAVVGEVVDILQIPAFLCRQTDLLIAAANTGRVVNIKKGQFLAPWDMKNVLAKVTESGNPNVLLTERGASFGYNTLVSDMRSLPIMASLGAPVVFDATHSVQQPGGQGGSSGGQREFVETLARAAVAVGVAGVFIETHEDPDNAPSDGPNMVPIKDMRRLLETLMAFDAVAKRAQH, from the coding sequence ATGGCAAGTCCCGCGAACATCGTGAACGCCGGCAAGGTCGCGTTCGACAATGCTGGCCCGCTCAGCCTTATCGCAGGCCCATGCCAGATGGAAAGCCGCGACCATGCCTTCGAACTGGCTGGGCAGCTGAAGACGCTCTGCACGGAACTGGGCATCGGCCTCGTCTATAAGTCATCCTTCGACAAGGCCAACCGCACGTCGCTCAGCGGCAAGCGCGGCATCGGGCTGGAAAAGAGCCTCGAAGTGTTTGCCGACATCAAGCGTGAATTCGATCTTCCCGTTTTGACCGACGTTCACACCGAAGAGCAGTGCGCCGTCGTCGGCGAAGTGGTCGATATCCTGCAGATCCCGGCCTTCCTGTGCCGCCAGACGGACCTGCTAATCGCGGCTGCCAACACCGGCCGTGTCGTCAACATCAAGAAGGGCCAGTTCCTCGCGCCCTGGGACATGAAGAATGTGCTCGCCAAGGTGACGGAGAGCGGCAATCCGAACGTCCTATTGACCGAGCGCGGCGCTTCCTTCGGCTACAACACGCTTGTTTCCGATATGCGTTCATTGCCCATCATGGCCTCGCTCGGCGCGCCGGTCGTCTTTGACGCAACGCATTCGGTGCAGCAGCCGGGCGGGCAGGGTGGCTCATCGGGTGGCCAGCGCGAATTCGTGGAAACGCTGGCACGCGCCGCCGTCGCAGTCGGCGTCGCCGGCGTCTTCATCGAGACGCATGAGGACCCGGACAACGCTCCGTCTGACGGCCCGAACATGGTGCCGATCAAGGACATGCGGCGCCTTCTTGAAACCTTGATGGCCTTCGATGCCGTGGCCAAACGGGCACAGCATTAG
- a CDS encoding DUF992 domain-containing protein, which translates to MKKIIASAVLGSVALAGGSIAHAADIAPVYQPAPVVYQDAGPRDGVRVGYLDCGIGSGVGYVLGSAKSVDCVFRPAAGAAPTDAYTGTIRKLGVDLGFTTNQRMIWAVVAPTAGYHQGSLGGLYKGLTAEATVGAGVGTNVLVGGTSGSVQLQTVSVTGQLGLNVAAAGTSMTLNPVN; encoded by the coding sequence ATGAAAAAAATAATCGCCAGCGCAGTGCTGGGATCAGTCGCGCTCGCAGGCGGCTCGATCGCTCATGCGGCCGACATCGCCCCGGTCTATCAGCCAGCTCCGGTCGTTTATCAGGATGCCGGCCCGCGTGATGGCGTCCGCGTCGGCTACCTCGATTGCGGCATCGGCAGCGGTGTGGGCTACGTGCTCGGTTCGGCCAAGTCGGTCGATTGCGTATTCCGCCCGGCTGCCGGTGCAGCCCCGACGGATGCCTATACAGGAACGATCCGCAAGCTCGGCGTAGATCTCGGCTTCACGACCAACCAGCGCATGATCTGGGCCGTCGTGGCCCCGACTGCCGGCTATCACCAGGGTTCGCTCGGTGGGCTCTATAAGGGTCTCACGGCCGAGGCCACGGTCGGCGCAGGCGTCGGCACCAACGTGCTCGTCGGCGGGACCTCCGGTTCCGTCCAGCTGCAGACCGTCAGCGTTACCGGCCAGCTCGGCCTCAACGTCGCCGCTGCTGGCACGTCGATGACGCTCAACCCGGTCAACTGA